From the genome of Drosophila melanogaster chromosome 2L, one region includes:
- the Or24a gene encoding odorant receptor 24a has translation MLPRFLTASYPMERHYFMVPKFALSLIGFYPEQKRTVLVKLWSFFNFFILTYGCYAEAYYGIHYIPINIATALDALCPVASSILSLVKMVAIWWYQDELRSLIERVRFLTEQQKSKRKLGYKKRFYTLATQLTFLLLCCGFCTSTSYSVRHLIDNILRRTHGKDWIYETPFKMMFPDLLLRLPLYPITYILVHWHGYITVVCFVGADGFFLGFCLYFTVLLLCLQDDVCDLLEVENIEKSPSEAEEARIVREMEKLVDRHNEVAELTERLSGVMVEITLAHFVTSSLIIGTSVVDILLFSGLGIIVYVVYTCAVGVEIFLYCLGGSHIMEACSNLARSTFSSHWYGHSVRVQKMTLLMVARAQRVLTIKIPFFSPSLETLTSILRFTGSLIALAKSVI, from the exons ATGTTACCTCGATTCCTGACCGCCTCCTATCCAATGGAGCGCCATTATTTCATGGTGCCAAAGTTTGCATTATCGCTGATTGGTTTTTATCCCGAACAGAAGCGAACGGTTTTGGTGAAACTTTGGAGTTTCTTCAACTTTTTCATCCTCACCTACGGCTGTTATGCAGAGGCTTACTATGGCATACACTATATACCGATTAACATAGCCACTGCATTGGATGCCCTTTGTCCTGTGGCCTCCAGCATTTTGTCGCTGGTGAAAATGGTCGCCATTTGGTGGTATCAAGATGAATTAAGGAGTTTGATAGAGCGGGTAAGATTTTTAACAGAGCAACAGAAGTCCAAGAGGAAACTGGGCTATAAGAAGAGGTTCTATACACTGGCAACGCAACTAACATTCCTGCTACTATGCTGTGGATTTTGCACCAGTACTTCCTATTCCGTCAGACATTTGATTGATAATATCCTGAGACGCACCCATGGCAAGGACTGGATCTACGAGACTCCGTTCAAGATGAT GTTCCCCGATCTTCTCCTGCGTTTGCCACTCTATCCCATCACCTATATACTCGTGCATTGGCATGGCTACATTACTGTGGTTTGTTTTGTCGGCGCGGATGGTTTCTTCCTGGGGTTCTGTTTGTACTTCACTGTTTTGCTGCTCTGTCTGCAGGACGATGTTTGTGATTTACTAGAGGTTGAAAACATCGAGAAGAGTCCCTCCGAAGCGGAGGAAGCTCGCATAGTtcgggaaatggaaaaactggTGGACCGGCATAACGAGGTGGCCGAGCTGACAGAAAGATTGTCGGGTGTTATGGTGGAAATAACACTGGCCCACTTTGTTACTTCGAGTTTGATAATCGGAACCAGCGTGGTGGATATTTTATTA TTTTCCGGCCTGGGAATCATTGTGTATGTGGTCTACACTTGTGCCGTAGGTGTGGAAATATTTCTATACTGTTTAGGAGGATCTCATATTATGGAAGCG TGTTCCAATCTAGCGCGCTCCACATTTTCCAGCCACTGGTATGGCCACAGTGTTCGGGTCCAAAAGATGACCCTTTTGATGGTAGCTCGTGCTCAACGAGTTCTCACAATTAAAATTCCTTTCTTTTCCCCATCATTAGAGACTCTAACTTCG ATTTTGCGCTTCACTGGATCTCTGATTGCCCTGGCAAAGTCGGTTATATAA
- the Tbcc gene encoding Tubulin-binding cofactor C, isoform A: MEGDAENRKDQILERLNKRNKDRQNYLDVKSELRSKETVQNEGVDYFYQTFSQKTMDIEQRLKDVQCGDGQPTDLARNFADITVEIQDLQRYLTASTMFLPDFKIKSCQNILNTLTAVSDETRQRLLPKKKFGFSGKKTVTKPKVPPNKDIVDAKLSKVPEKLGSNFTWTIANRTNEHIVLDSAKVNGQDITISKLNHCLVELQGHPGSVQVSRASKCTLLCGPIARSFFAENLEDCTLSIACQQLRLHSSRSIRIYMHVTCRAIIEDCKSIEIGEYNYDYSKLEADYLASGLNKAQNNYTDVADFNWLSPDVPSPNWSLLKDYPDPNWNALRRDFIANNHNSELKQDVKDISII; this comes from the coding sequence ATGGAAGGCGACGCGGAAAATCGCAAGGATCAAATCCTCGAGCGTTTGAACAAAAGAAACAAGGACAGGCAAAACTATTTGGATGTGAAATCGGAGCTGCGTTCCAAGGAAACAGTGCAGAACGAGGGCGTTGACTACTTCTACCAGACTTTCAGCCAAAAAACCATGGATATAGAGCAGCGATTAAAGGATGTGCAGTGCGGCGATGGCCAGCCAACCGATTTGGCCAGAAACTTCGCCGACATAACTGTGGAGATCCAGGATCTGCAGCGATATCTCACCGCATCCACCATGTTTCTGCCCGACTTCAAGATCAAATCCTGTCAGAATATCCTTAACACCCTGACCGCCGTCAGTGATGAAACCCGCCAGCGCCTGTTGCCCAAGAAAAAGTTTGGTTTCAGTGGCAAAAAGACCGTCACAAAGCCAAAAGTCCCTCCAAATAAGGATATAGTCGACGCGAAACTCAGTAAAGtcccagaaaaactaggctcCAATTTCACGTGGACGATTGCCAATCGAACGAACGAGCATATAGTCCTGGATTCCGCTAAAGTCAATGGCCAGGACATCACAATATCGAAACTGAACCACTGTTTGGTTGAACTGCAGGGTCATCCCGGTTCTGTGCAGGTTTCCAGGGCCTCCAAATGCACGCTGCTATGCGGCCCCATCGCACGCTCCTTCTTCGCCGAGAATCTCGAGGATTGCACCCTCTCCATTGCCTGCCAGCAGTTGAGGTTGCACTCCTCCCGGTCCATTCGCATATACATGCATGTCACCTGCCGCGCAATAATCGAGGATTGCAAGAGTATTGAGATCGGAGAGTACAACTACGATTATTCCAAACTGGAGGCCGACTACCTAGCTTCTGGACTGAATAAGGCACAGAACAACTATACGGATGTGGCCGATTTTAACTGGCTTTCGCCGGATGTCCCCTCGCCGAACTGGAGCCTCCTCAAGGATTATCCCGATCCGAATTGGAACGCCTTAAGGCGCGACTTTATTGCCAATAACCATAACAGCGAACTTAAGCAGGATGTCAAGGACATATCCATCATTTAG
- the lectin-24Db gene encoding lectin-24Db — protein sequence MFRLEKCIVYLLVACNLVESRAESTENSRSVCLLKDPPNQCGEFCLSVLQPLLDHIVKHQEQWNTSEALWLNETQGKLDRIQTQLAAQALSLEESAQKVPGDIKDRLDRMEHLQTTLQESLKKMPAELDARLMKMENQQKTLGDQLENQINLTKESQQDQLEALKNAMPINFEMRLAQIEEQQKLLQETLKKIPEDFERKLQKLEQNQKDELTKLGAQQSANQVTLKEIYTKVFWPKFERIGSRLFYINHKDAYDWQSAVDFCRDMGGYIAAIKDQEELDAISARLDDKSYWLGINDLQSSNTYVSVASGREVEFLNWNAGEPNHGNEDENCVELIRSKMNDDPCHRKKHVICQTDKEV from the coding sequence ATGTTTAGGcttgaaaaatgtattgtGTACTTACTTGTTGCCTGCAATCTGGTTGAATCACGAGCGGAATCCACAGAAAATTCCCGATCCGTGTGCCTTCTGAAAGATCCGCCAAATCAGTGCGGAGAATTCTGCCTTTCGGTGCTCCAACCGCTATTGGATCACATTGTAAAGCACCAGGAGCAATGGAACACCTCCGAGGCCCTCTGGCTGAACGAAACCCAGGGCAAATTGGACAGGATACAGACCCAGCTGGCGGCACAAGCGCTATCCTTGGAGGAATCAGCGCAGAAGGTTCCAGGAGACATCAAGGATAGACTGGACCGAATGGAACATCTTCAGACGACACTGCAGGAGTCTCTAAAGAAAATGCCAGCTGAACTCGATGCGAGGctaatgaaaatggaaaatcagCAAAAGACATTGGGCGACCAGttggaaaatcaaatcaatctCACCAAGGAATCTCAGCAGGATCAGTTGGAAGCCCTAAAGAACGCCATGCCGATAAATTTCGAAATGCGGCTGGCTCAGATTGAAGAACAGCAGAAGTTACTTCAGGAAACTCTAAAGAAGATCCCAGAGGATTTTGAACGGAAATTGCAAAAGTTGGAGCAGAATCAGAAGGATGAGCTGACCAAGCTGGGAGCTCAGCAGTCCGCCAACCAAGTCACACTCAAGGAAATTTATACCAAGGTCTTCTGGCCGAAATTTGAGCGAATCGGCTCTAGACTCTTCTACATAAATCACAAGGATGCCTACGACTGGCAATCCGCTGTAGACTTCTGTCGTGACATGGGTGGCTATATAGCCGCCATCAAGGATCAAGAGGAGCTGGACGCCATTTCAGCGAGACTGGACGACAAGAGCTACTGGCTGGGCATAAACGACTTGCAAAGCAGTAACACCTACGTATCCGTGGCATCCGGCAGGGAAGTTGAATTCCTCAATTGGAATGCGGGCGAACCCAATCACGGCAATGAAGATGAGAACTGTGTGGAGCTGATTAGGAGCAAAATGAACGATGATCCGTGCCACAGAAAGAAGCATGTTATTTGTCAAACCGACAAAGAAGTTTAA